The following coding sequences lie in one Psychrilyobacter atlanticus DSM 19335 genomic window:
- the lgt gene encoding prolipoprotein diacylglyceryl transferase, whose product MDPVFFTIGSFEVHYYGLMYAIAFLLGIELVKIEGKRKGFDPALMENFAFIAMISGLLGGRLYYVLFNPTYYFSHPGDILAVWKGGMAIHGGILGGIVGTYFFAKKHKISMWSLGDIAAAPFILGQAIGRIGNFMNGEVHGVPTFTPFSIIFSIKPKFVEWFDTYNSLTLTAQMKFKELVPWGIVFPDPSPAGTEFPGLALHPAMLYELILNFIAFLSIWFFFKHKNYKAGTVWFIYIIEYSLIRTFVSFFRSEDLMFYGFRAPHVISVILVIWSILMIKYFNRKKVI is encoded by the coding sequence ATGGATCCGGTATTTTTTACCATTGGAAGTTTTGAAGTACATTACTATGGTCTTATGTATGCAATTGCATTTTTATTAGGAATTGAACTGGTTAAAATAGAAGGAAAGAGAAAGGGGTTTGACCCTGCCCTCATGGAAAATTTTGCCTTTATAGCTATGATCTCTGGTTTATTGGGAGGAAGGTTATACTATGTGTTGTTTAATCCTACCTACTACTTCAGTCATCCGGGGGATATATTGGCAGTTTGGAAGGGCGGAATGGCCATCCATGGAGGAATTTTAGGAGGAATAGTCGGGACATATTTCTTTGCTAAAAAACATAAGATATCTATGTGGAGTTTAGGAGATATTGCCGCTGCACCATTTATCTTAGGTCAAGCCATTGGAAGGATAGGTAATTTTATGAACGGAGAAGTTCATGGTGTTCCTACATTTACTCCATTCAGTATTATCTTTTCTATTAAACCTAAATTTGTAGAGTGGTTCGATACTTATAATTCTTTGACTTTAACTGCTCAAATGAAGTTCAAGGAATTAGTTCCTTGGGGAATTGTATTCCCAGATCCATCCCCGGCAGGAACAGAGTTTCCAGGGTTAGCTTTACATCCGGCTATGTTATATGAGCTGATATTAAACTTTATAGCTTTTTTATCTATTTGGTTTTTTTTCAAACATAAAAACTACAAAGCGGGAACAGTTTGGTTTATCTATATAATAGAGTACAGCCTTATCAGGACTTTCGTTAGTTTCTTTAGAAGTGAAGACCTAATGTTTTACGGGTTCCGTGCTCCCCATGTTATCAGTGTAATTTTAGTTATCTGGTCTATACTTATGATTAAATATTTTAATAGAAAAAAAGTAATTTAA
- the asnS gene encoding asparagine--tRNA ligase, whose product MKKATVKELIRNGEQFLNQEVQISGWVRKIRSQKSFGFIELNDGSFFTGLQVVFEDNLENFDEISRASIATSMYVTGTFVKSEGKGQSYEIKATSVEIFQKADLDYPLQNKRHTFEYLRSIAHLRPRTNAFSAVFRVRSLVAYAIHRFFQDQEFVYVHTPIITGSDAEGAGEMFRVTTMDLDNVPKTDKGDIDYKEDFFGKETNLTVSGQLNVETYCAAFRNVYTFGPTFRAENSNTTRHASEFWMIEPEIAFAALEANMDLAEDMVKYIIKYVMEKAPEEMEFFNKFVEKGLFDKLNNVLANDFARVTYTEAVDILLKSKKKFEFKVEWGIDLQSEHERFLAEEHFKRPVFVTDYPKDIKAFYMKLNEDGKTVRAMDLLAPGIGEIIGGSQREDNLEELERRMDEINLPKEDYKFYTDLRKYGSFPHSGYGLGFERMIMYVTGMTNIRDVISFPRTPKSAEF is encoded by the coding sequence ATGAAGAAAGCAACAGTTAAAGAACTTATCAGAAATGGTGAACAATTCTTAAATCAAGAAGTACAAATTTCTGGTTGGGTAAGAAAGATTAGGAGTCAAAAAAGTTTTGGTTTTATTGAATTAAATGATGGTTCATTTTTTACCGGACTACAAGTAGTATTTGAGGACAACTTAGAAAATTTTGACGAGATAAGCAGAGCATCTATAGCTACATCTATGTATGTAACTGGAACTTTTGTAAAATCAGAAGGAAAGGGACAAAGTTATGAGATCAAGGCAACGTCTGTAGAGATATTCCAAAAAGCTGACTTAGATTATCCATTACAAAATAAAAGACATACCTTTGAATATTTGAGATCAATAGCACATCTAAGACCTAGAACTAATGCTTTCTCAGCAGTATTTAGAGTAAGATCATTAGTTGCATATGCTATCCACAGATTTTTCCAAGATCAAGAGTTTGTATATGTACACACTCCAATCATAACTGGAAGTGACGCTGAAGGTGCAGGAGAGATGTTCAGAGTAACGACTATGGACTTAGATAATGTTCCTAAAACAGATAAGGGAGATATCGACTATAAAGAAGACTTCTTTGGAAAGGAAACTAACCTAACTGTAAGTGGACAATTAAATGTAGAGACTTATTGTGCTGCATTTAGAAATGTATATACATTTGGACCTACATTTAGAGCAGAAAACTCAAATACAACTAGACATGCATCTGAATTTTGGATGATAGAACCTGAGATTGCTTTCGCTGCCTTAGAAGCTAACATGGATTTAGCAGAAGATATGGTAAAATATATCATTAAATATGTTATGGAAAAAGCTCCTGAAGAGATGGAATTTTTCAATAAATTTGTAGAAAAAGGATTATTTGATAAGTTAAACAATGTTTTAGCAAATGATTTTGCTAGAGTTACTTATACTGAAGCAGTAGACATCCTATTAAAATCAAAGAAAAAATTTGAATTTAAAGTAGAGTGGGGAATTGATCTTCAATCAGAACATGAAAGATTCTTAGCTGAAGAGCATTTTAAAAGACCAGTTTTCGTAACAGACTATCCAAAGGATATCAAAGCATTCTATATGAAGCTTAACGAAGATGGAAAAACAGTAAGAGCTATGGATCTATTAGCTCCTGGAATTGGAGAAATCATAGGTGGTTCTCAAAGAGAAGATAACTTAGAAGAATTAGAGAGAAGAATGGATGAAATCAACCTTCCTAAGGAAGACTATAAGTTCTATACAGACCTTAGAAAATATGGTTCATTCCCTCATTCAGGGTACGGATTAGGTTTTGAAAGAATGATAATGTACGTTACAGGAATGACAAATATCAGAGACGTAATTTCTTTCCCTAGAACTCCTAAGAGTGCAGAATTTTAA
- a CDS encoding DUF896 domain-containing protein: protein MEMKDIIAKVNHYSALAKKRTLTDEETIERQKYRTLYLEQFKSQVKGHLDQVKVVDQNGNEVKLNKKITKLS, encoded by the coding sequence GTGGAAATGAAAGACATTATAGCTAAGGTGAATCACTATTCAGCTCTAGCTAAAAAAAGAACGTTAACAGATGAAGAAACAATAGAAAGACAAAAATACAGAACATTATACTTGGAGCAGTTTAAATCACAAGTTAAAGGACATTTAGATCAAGTAAAAGTTGTAGATCAAAATGGAAATGAAGTAAAATTAAATAAAAAAATAACTAAATTAAGTTAG
- a CDS encoding DUF1413 domain-containing protein: MEAYLAVALKEIKHLKPGEKFTLQDLFKNYEWDSLDIMKHTILERMFLHAVESGEAQGVAVLQKNEKEQQVYQKK, translated from the coding sequence ATGGAAGCTTATTTAGCAGTAGCTTTAAAAGAGATAAAACACTTAAAACCGGGAGAAAAATTTACATTACAGGATTTATTTAAAAACTATGAGTGGGACAGTTTAGACATTATGAAACACACAATTTTAGAGAGGATGTTTCTCCATGCAGTAGAAAGCGGTGAAGCCCAGGGAGTGGCAGTTCTGCAGAAAAATGAAAAGGAGCAACAAGTTTATCAAAAAAAATAA
- a CDS encoding L-lactate MFS transporter, with protein sequence MISKVKQRTIFIFLGVIIYMCLGSVYSWSIFRKPLEEILNISSTESSLPYMTFLIFYALSMPLAGNFIEKYGPRNITLFGGAIVSLGWFLSSLANSIEMLTVTYGIIGGIGVGIVYGAPMAVSAKWFPNKKGMAVGLTLSGFGLSPFVTAPISRLLIEYFGVFSSFRILSLAFFVIILIFALPLRFPNKEEEVEGNIVKNKDTSSDLPLKKVLIDRKFYILWTCFAIGTFTGLMAIGISSPVAQEIIGLNPKMSAFSVALFAVFNGLGRPVFGVITDKIKFEKTAIISFGLIILASIIMLNSGKGNVIFYIVSFSMFWFILGGWLAIAPTAVSNIFGAKNYARNYGFLFTAYGVGAVVSSVTSGIIKDSFGSYIYVFYPTIVSAIIGILISILVLKEKKVREIKINTDLN encoded by the coding sequence ATGATATCAAAGGTTAAGCAAAGAACAATTTTTATTTTTTTAGGGGTAATTATCTATATGTGTTTGGGATCGGTATATTCCTGGAGTATTTTCAGAAAACCTCTGGAAGAAATTTTAAACATAAGTTCTACAGAGAGTTCCCTGCCATATATGACATTTTTAATTTTTTACGCATTATCAATGCCACTAGCAGGAAATTTCATTGAAAAATATGGCCCAAGGAATATAACTTTATTTGGTGGAGCAATTGTCTCACTTGGATGGTTTTTATCTAGTTTAGCAAACAGCATTGAAATGCTTACAGTAACTTATGGAATTATTGGTGGTATAGGTGTAGGTATTGTTTACGGTGCCCCTATGGCTGTTTCTGCAAAATGGTTTCCGAACAAAAAAGGAATGGCCGTAGGTCTGACACTTTCTGGGTTTGGATTATCACCTTTTGTCACAGCACCAATATCCAGACTTCTAATTGAATATTTTGGAGTATTTTCTTCTTTCAGAATCTTAAGTCTGGCTTTTTTTGTAATAATATTAATTTTTGCACTTCCTTTAAGATTTCCAAATAAAGAGGAAGAAGTTGAAGGAAATATCGTTAAAAATAAAGATACCTCTTCAGATCTGCCTTTAAAGAAAGTACTGATCGATAGAAAATTTTATATTTTATGGACATGTTTCGCTATAGGTACATTTACCGGTCTTATGGCCATTGGGATTTCAAGTCCTGTTGCACAGGAAATTATTGGACTTAATCCAAAAATGAGTGCTTTTTCCGTTGCATTGTTCGCTGTATTTAACGGGTTAGGACGGCCTGTATTTGGTGTCATTACTGATAAAATTAAATTTGAAAAAACTGCGATAATTTCCTTTGGCCTTATTATTCTAGCTTCCATAATAATGTTAAATTCAGGTAAGGGTAACGTTATATTTTATATCGTATCATTTTCAATGTTCTGGTTTATATTAGGTGGTTGGCTTGCAATTGCTCCAACTGCTGTCTCTAATATTTTTGGAGCAAAAAATTATGCAAGAAATTATGGTTTCCTGTTTACAGCATATGGAGTAGGAGCAGTAGTTTCAAGTGTCACATCAGGGATTATTAAAGATTCTTTTGGGAGCTATATATATGTTTTTTATCCCACAATAGTAAGTGCAATTATAGGAATTTTGATATCAATTTTAGTGCTTAAAGAAAAAAAAGTTAGAGAGATTAAAATAAATACAGATTTAAATTAA
- a CDS encoding cyclic nucleotide-binding domain-containing protein, producing MPEDKLKDKIIELLPKTSLFGGVDKDDIHSFIESLSEKSYSAGENIFEEGDSPGDSYLLLEGEIKVTVAGRRLSKFGPGSIFGMASPIGIQKQIVTATANTDVVLAVIPKMTLYLLEKDNPKLFGKIILNEARDLARALKGMKDIIMDYILIEESGNL from the coding sequence ATGCCTGAAGATAAACTTAAAGATAAGATTATTGAACTTCTGCCAAAGACATCTTTATTTGGTGGAGTGGACAAAGACGACATTCATTCATTTATAGAGAGCCTTTCAGAAAAAAGCTATAGTGCCGGTGAAAACATCTTTGAAGAGGGAGACTCCCCGGGAGATTCCTACCTTCTCTTAGAGGGAGAGATCAAAGTTACCGTTGCCGGCAGGAGATTATCTAAGTTCGGACCGGGATCAATTTTTGGAATGGCTTCTCCAATAGGTATCCAGAAACAAATTGTTACAGCAACTGCCAATACAGATGTTGTTCTGGCAGTAATCCCCAAGATGACTCTCTACCTTTTAGAAAAAGATAACCCCAAACTCTTTGGAAAAATTATACTCAACGAGGCAAGAGATCTGGCTAGAGCTCTCAAGGGGATGAAGGATATAATTATGGACTATATCCTCATAGAGGAGAGCGGAAATCTTTAA
- a CDS encoding TM2 domain-containing protein: MSMIQISDKTRTLSLVFCIVGFLGLGGLHRFYVGKVWTGLLYLMTGGLFGIGTILDLIKISTNTFTDALGYPVTKN, translated from the coding sequence ATGAGTATGATCCAGATAAGTGATAAAACACGAACTTTAAGTTTAGTGTTTTGTATCGTTGGTTTTTTAGGTCTAGGTGGACTTCACAGGTTCTATGTGGGGAAGGTCTGGACAGGTTTATTATACCTTATGACAGGAGGATTATTTGGGATTGGAACCATCCTAGATCTTATAAAAATCTCTACTAATACCTTTACCGATGCACTGGGATATCCAGTAACTAAAAATTAA
- a CDS encoding NAD(P)H-dependent oxidoreductase subunit E: MKKFETHVRNIEEKEKNLLEILLLAQGKFGSLSIEVIEYLSRLTQINVQEINDTIEFFDFLDKGERIKNIKVCSGLSCSIKGGKNIYQTLRSTTDETKVKISLVKCMGKCAYSPNLTVDEDSYTEIKLEDLKDLY, encoded by the coding sequence ATGAAAAAATTTGAAACACATGTAAGAAATATAGAAGAAAAAGAAAAAAACCTTTTAGAAATTCTCCTTCTAGCTCAGGGAAAATTTGGTAGTTTATCTATTGAAGTAATAGAGTATCTGTCTAGATTAACCCAGATAAACGTTCAAGAAATTAACGATACAATTGAATTTTTTGATTTTCTAGACAAAGGAGAAAGAATAAAAAATATAAAAGTTTGTAGTGGATTAAGTTGTTCTATCAAGGGAGGAAAAAACATCTATCAAACCCTTCGAAGTACAACTGATGAAACAAAGGTGAAAATAAGCCTAGTAAAATGTATGGGAAAATGTGCTTATTCTCCTAACCTCACTGTTGATGAAGACTCATACACCGAAATTAAGTTAGAAGACCTTAAAGACCTATATTAA
- a CDS encoding PadR family transcriptional regulator yields the protein MKNKIPRKLLLGFMQIHILIQAKKEPFFGLWMIEELKNYGYQISPGTIYPLLTKMENENLLKKEVRLINGKNRNYYFITDEGIDVLTIAKEKAMVLFEELEEV from the coding sequence ATGAAAAATAAAATTCCTAGGAAACTTTTACTGGGATTTATGCAGATACATATATTAATTCAGGCTAAAAAAGAACCTTTTTTTGGACTTTGGATGATTGAAGAATTAAAAAACTATGGGTATCAAATTAGTCCCGGCACTATCTATCCACTTTTAACTAAAATGGAAAATGAAAATTTATTAAAAAAAGAAGTAAGATTAATAAATGGTAAAAATAGAAATTATTATTTTATTACCGATGAAGGAATAGACGTTTTAACTATTGCAAAAGAAAAAGCAATGGTACTTTTTGAAGAATTAGAAGAGGTATAA
- a CDS encoding DUF2141 domain-containing protein, with the protein MKYLLFFLFFISIKIYPFKIEVTNIIDRNAPVYIAVFDQEDGFPNDGEKGIFKWKGTPEKAEKGVFTDLPDGNYAVVVFQDTDRNERLTTWFFGKPREPYGVLGAVNKPKMKPDFFKSSKELSQDLVLQIKLWGP; encoded by the coding sequence ATGAAATACCTTTTATTCTTTTTATTTTTCATAAGTATAAAGATATATCCTTTTAAAATAGAGGTAACAAATATTATAGATAGAAATGCCCCTGTATACATTGCTGTATTTGACCAGGAGGATGGCTTCCCCAATGATGGGGAAAAAGGGATCTTTAAATGGAAGGGAACCCCTGAAAAGGCTGAAAAAGGAGTTTTTACAGATCTCCCTGATGGGAACTATGCCGTAGTAGTTTTTCAGGATACAGACAGAAATGAAAGACTGACAACATGGTTCTTTGGAAAACCAAGGGAGCCCTATGGAGTTTTAGGAGCAGTTAATAAACCAAAAATGAAACCAGATTTTTTTAAATCTTCTAAAGAACTATCACAGGATCTTGTTTTGCAGATAAAATTGTGGGGACCTTAA
- the gltS gene encoding sodium/glutamate symporter gives MEIRLGIIETLAVAVGVLYIGKWLNYKIKILDELCIPEAVTGGGTFSLITLLAHETGLLNIIFEDSLREVFMIAFFTTIGYSASLKLLKKAGMPVFMFLLAAVLLAVLQNILGVGMAKALNISPLLGLATGSLSTTGGPGTAGAFAPMLEEAGAHGAKVVAMATATYALLMGSIIGGPVAKRLIGKHKLLDKKTHTGSEVESKLSEGRLLSKNIPVGAFEIIIAMGIGSFISYLLKNIGLVLPSYIGAMFTASVIRNLSDISKGYKIKLDEISMMSNFTLAMFLSMTLMTFKLWELKELALPLLLMLLGQTILMGGFAYFITFYLMGKDYDAAVMASGHCGCGFGTTPKALANMEALTNKFLPSPKAFFIIPLVGGLFIDFFNVGIITFFISVVK, from the coding sequence ATGGAAATAAGATTAGGGATAATAGAGACTTTGGCAGTAGCAGTAGGGGTTCTTTATATTGGAAAATGGTTAAATTATAAGATTAAAATTTTGGATGAACTCTGCATTCCAGAAGCAGTAACAGGAGGAGGAACATTTTCCTTAATTACTTTATTGGCTCATGAAACTGGTCTTCTGAATATTATTTTTGAAGACAGTCTGAGGGAAGTATTTATGATCGCCTTTTTTACAACAATCGGCTATTCTGCAAGTCTTAAACTCTTAAAGAAAGCAGGGATGCCTGTATTTATGTTTTTATTGGCAGCCGTATTACTGGCAGTATTACAAAATATATTAGGGGTAGGGATGGCCAAGGCACTGAATATCAGCCCCTTGTTGGGACTGGCAACAGGGTCATTATCCACTACTGGAGGGCCGGGAACTGCAGGAGCTTTTGCACCAATGTTAGAAGAAGCGGGAGCTCACGGGGCAAAAGTAGTAGCTATGGCCACAGCAACCTATGCTCTTTTAATGGGAAGTATTATCGGAGGACCCGTAGCAAAAAGATTGATAGGAAAACATAAATTACTGGACAAGAAAACCCATACAGGCAGCGAGGTAGAATCTAAGTTATCAGAAGGCAGGCTGCTCAGCAAAAATATTCCTGTAGGAGCCTTTGAGATAATAATAGCTATGGGAATAGGAAGTTTTATATCGTACCTTCTAAAAAACATAGGGCTTGTTCTCCCTTCATATATAGGAGCTATGTTTACAGCTTCAGTAATAAGGAATCTAAGTGATATTTCAAAGGGATATAAGATAAAATTAGATGAAATTTCTATGATGAGTAACTTTACTCTGGCAATGTTTTTATCTATGACCCTTATGACCTTTAAATTATGGGAATTGAAGGAGTTAGCGTTACCACTCCTCCTTATGCTCCTTGGACAAACTATCCTCATGGGAGGGTTTGCATATTTCATAACCTTTTATCTCATGGGAAAAGACTATGATGCAGCGGTTATGGCCTCTGGTCATTGCGGGTGTGGATTTGGGACGACTCCAAAAGCTCTGGCTAATATGGAAGCTCTGACAAACAAATTTTTACCTTCTCCAAAGGCATTTTTTATCATTCCTTTGGTAGGAGGTTTATTTATAGATTTTTTCAATGTTGGGATAATAACTTTTTTTATAAGTGTAGTGAAATAA
- the rsgA gene encoding ribosome small subunit-dependent GTPase A: MKGRIISVFKNLYRVSIENKEINAPITGNMIKGANFPVVGDYVEISHEGQIIEIYPRKTILSRKAAGKEIKEQPIVSNVDFIFIVTSLNKDFNLSRLERYLTMVYESGATPCFILTKADLDDGVEEKAASLEEIAFGIPIHVISSYEDKGIDEIKGYLKDEKTIGLIGSSGVGKSTLINKLLENEIIKTKEIRTIDDKGKHTTTRREMFKVGDGYIIDTPGMREIQMWSGDTSSSFEDVETLANLCRFSNCTHGNEPGCAIKKAIETGDLKEVRLTSYLKLKREIKNMENKINHGHKFAEKEKIKTMMGSLDRRKKMKNK, translated from the coding sequence ATGAAAGGCAGAATTATATCAGTATTTAAAAATTTATATAGGGTCTCAATAGAAAATAAAGAGATCAATGCACCAATAACAGGAAACATGATAAAGGGTGCTAATTTCCCAGTAGTTGGTGACTATGTAGAAATTAGCCATGAAGGGCAGATAATTGAAATCTACCCCAGGAAAACTATCCTATCCAGGAAAGCAGCAGGAAAAGAGATAAAAGAACAGCCCATAGTAAGTAATGTGGACTTCATCTTTATAGTCACTTCTTTGAATAAAGATTTTAATCTATCAAGATTAGAAAGATATCTGACTATGGTATATGAATCAGGAGCAACACCCTGCTTTATCCTTACCAAAGCAGATTTAGATGATGGCGTAGAGGAAAAAGCTGCCAGTTTAGAGGAAATCGCTTTTGGTATACCTATCCACGTAATATCTTCATATGAAGACAAAGGGATAGATGAAATCAAAGGTTATTTAAAGGATGAAAAAACTATTGGTCTTATCGGGTCCTCCGGAGTAGGAAAATCTACTCTTATTAATAAACTCCTGGAAAATGAGATAATAAAAACCAAGGAAATAAGAACTATCGATGACAAGGGAAAACATACTACCACAAGAAGAGAGATGTTTAAGGTAGGAGATGGATATATTATAGATACTCCTGGTATGAGAGAGATCCAAATGTGGAGCGGCGACACTAGCAGTTCATTTGAAGATGTAGAGACCTTAGCGAACCTATGCAGATTTTCTAACTGCACCCACGGGAATGAACCCGGGTGTGCAATAAAGAAAGCTATAGAAACTGGGGATCTAAAGGAAGTACGATTAACCAGTTATTTAAAGCTAAAAAGAGAGATCAAAAATATGGAAAACAAGATAAATCATGGTCATAAGTTTGCTGAGAAAGAAAAAATAAAAACCATGATGGGTTCTCTGGACAGAAGAAAAAAGATGAAAAATAAATAA
- a CDS encoding GNAT family N-acetyltransferase encodes MKIRKLESGDIPEVVELWYETCIRAHDFISPDYWKANMEAMATVYLPDSETYLAVEEENIIGFITMVDNYLAAIFIQINMLECGIGTKLLNFIKNKKEAIQLAVYKKNSKSINFYKKHGFQVLSENLDKNTNEIELLMEWNR; translated from the coding sequence ATGAAAATCAGAAAACTAGAGAGTGGCGATATCCCAGAAGTTGTGGAACTTTGGTATGAAACATGTATTCGAGCACATGATTTTATTTCCCCGGATTATTGGAAGGCTAATATGGAAGCTATGGCCACAGTATATCTGCCTGACTCAGAAACATATTTAGCAGTTGAAGAAGAAAATATTATCGGTTTCATAACCATGGTGGATAACTACCTTGCTGCAATTTTTATACAGATCAATATGCTAGAATGTGGTATAGGAACAAAGTTATTAAACTTTATCAAAAATAAAAAAGAAGCTATTCAGCTTGCAGTTTATAAAAAAAATTCCAAGAGTATTAATTTTTATAAAAAACATGGTTTTCAGGTTTTGTCTGAAAATTTAGATAAGAATACAAATGAAATTGAATTATTGATGGAGTGGAACAGATAA
- the yjeM gene encoding glutamate/gamma-aminobutyrate family transporter YjeM encodes MKENNAKKMSLISLILMIFTSVFGFTNIPRSFYLMGYGAIPWYIISAVLFFIPYAFMMAEYGAAFKDEKGGIFSWMKRSVGLKYAFIGTFMWYASYVVWMVNISSSIWIVISTAIFGEDLTSKLHLFGLNSTQTLGLLGVCLITLITFTATKGLEKITKVTSIGGLAVTLLNLVLLFGSLLVLALNGGEFAQPIVANSFTASPNPAYGTPMMVASFMVFSIFAFGGIEAVGGLVDKTQNAEKTFPKGVTVAAIIIAIGYAIGIFLCGIFTNWSEILSDPSVHMGNVAYVLMQNLGYQVGTALNLSEPAAINLGLWMSRYMGISMVLALVGAFFALCYSPLKQLIEGTPDEMWPEKVKVIKDGMPVNAMWYQCGIVAVFIVMISFGGEGASAFFSKLILMTNVAMTIPYLFLAVAFPFFKGKTEINKPFEIYKTHKAAKIATFFIVASVGFANISTIIAPAVGGDIPSTLWMIGGPVFFTIIALAIYNRYEKVMEAKKKVKMA; translated from the coding sequence ATGAAAGAGAACAATGCAAAAAAAATGTCATTAATATCACTGATCTTAATGATATTCACATCGGTATTTGGGTTTACTAATATTCCTAGATCATTTTATTTAATGGGATATGGTGCAATACCTTGGTACATCATTTCAGCGGTTTTATTCTTTATACCTTATGCTTTTATGATGGCAGAATACGGTGCGGCATTTAAAGATGAAAAAGGTGGAATATTTTCTTGGATGAAAAGATCAGTAGGTCTTAAATATGCATTTATCGGTACATTTATGTGGTATGCATCATATGTTGTTTGGATGGTAAATATCAGTTCATCTATTTGGATAGTAATTTCAACAGCAATATTTGGTGAAGATTTAACTTCTAAATTACATTTATTTGGATTAAATTCTACACAGACATTAGGACTTTTAGGAGTATGTCTAATAACATTAATTACATTTACAGCAACTAAAGGGTTAGAAAAAATAACTAAGGTAACATCTATTGGTGGTTTAGCAGTTACACTTCTTAACTTAGTATTATTATTTGGTTCATTATTAGTATTAGCATTAAATGGTGGAGAATTTGCTCAACCTATCGTTGCTAATTCATTTACTGCATCACCTAACCCAGCTTATGGAACACCTATGATGGTAGCTTCATTTATGGTATTTTCTATCTTTGCCTTCGGTGGAATAGAAGCTGTCGGTGGATTAGTTGATAAGACTCAAAACGCTGAAAAAACATTCCCTAAGGGAGTTACTGTAGCAGCGATAATCATTGCTATTGGATACGCTATTGGAATATTCCTATGTGGTATCTTTACAAACTGGAGTGAAATCTTATCAGACCCATCAGTTCATATGGGAAATGTGGCCTATGTATTGATGCAAAACTTAGGATATCAAGTGGGAACAGCACTTAACTTAAGTGAACCAGCTGCTATCAATTTAGGATTATGGATGTCTAGATATATGGGTATCTCTATGGTATTAGCATTAGTTGGAGCATTCTTTGCCCTATGTTACTCTCCATTAAAGCAGTTAATTGAGGGAACACCAGATGAAATGTGGCCGGAAAAAGTAAAGGTAATCAAAGATGGAATGCCGGTAAATGCAATGTGGTACCAATGTGGTATCGTAGCTGTATTCATCGTTATGATCTCTTTTGGTGGAGAAGGAGCATCTGCATTTTTCTCTAAATTAATCCTTATGACAAATGTAGCTATGACTATACCTTATTTATTCCTAGCTGTAGCATTCCCATTCTTTAAGGGAAAAACAGAGATAAATAAACCATTTGAAATTTATAAAACACATAAAGCTGCCAAGATTGCAACTTTCTTTATCGTTGCCTCTGTTGGATTTGCAAATATTTCAACAATTATAGCTCCAGCTGTAGGAGGAGATATACCTTCTACTCTATGGATGATTGGTGGACCAGTATTCTTTACGATTATAGCTTTAGCAATCTACAATAGATATGAAAAAGTTATGGAAGCAAAGAAAAAAGTCAAAATGGCATAA